Genomic segment of Xanthomonas sp. DAR 35659:
CTGGCGCCGGAGACCACCGGCTATCCCAACCGCGGCGGCATCGACCTGCTGCCGGCCTGGCAGTACGGCACCGGCCAGGGTGTGGTGGTCGCGGTGATCGACACCGGCATCACCGCGCATCCGGACCTGGACACCTCGCTGGCCAGCGCCGGCTACGACTTCATCAGCGATGCGCTGCTCTCCGGCCGCGCCAGCAACGGCCGCGTGGCCGGCGGTTGGGACACCGGCGACTGGACCACCGAAGACAAGTACCTGGTCGCCAACGGCGGCTGCGCGCAGCCGGCGGACCAGAAAGGCAGTTCCTGGCACGGCACCCACGTCGCCGGCACCATCGCCGCGCGTACCAACAACGGCGTCGGCATGGCCGGCGTGGCGCCGGACGCCAAGATCCTGCCGATCCGCGCGCTCGGCCACTGCGGCGGCACCACCGCCGACATCGCCGATGCGATCGTATGGGCCTCCGGCGGCCACATCGACGGCGTGCCGGACAACGCGAACCCGGCCGAGGTCATCAACATGAGCCTGGGCGGCGGTGGTTCCTGCGCGCAGGATTCGGTGACCGCCAACGCCATCGCCAGCGCCATCGCGCGCGGCAGCGTGGTGGTGGTGGCCGCCGGCAACGACAACGCCGACGCCGCCGGCTACTCGCCGGCCAGTTGCCCGGGCGTGATCAACGTGGCGGCCAACGGCATCACCGGCGGCCGCGCCTACTACTCCAACTACGGCAACACCATCACCCTGTCGGCTCCCGGCGGTGGCGTGTATGCCAACGACGCGGCCAGCGGCGCGGGCTCGGTGCGCACCGGCCTGGTCTGGTCCACCCTCAACACCGGCGAGAAGGGCCCCGACCAGCCGGCCTACGCCGGCTATGCGGGCACCTCGATGGCCTCGCCGCACGTGGCCGGCGTGGTCGCGCTGGCGATCAGCGCCGCGCTCAACGCCAACCGCCCGGTGCCTTCGCTGGCGCAGTTGCGCGACATCCTGACCCAGACCTCCATTCCCTTCCCGAGCAAGCAGACGCCGTACATCGGCGCCGGCATCCTCAACGCCGGCAAGGCCGTCGCCCGTGCCGCCGGCGCCGCCGGCGGCGGCGACGAGGCCAGCGCCATTAGCGTGGGCCGCGGCACCATCGCCAAGCTGTCGGCCGCGGCCGGCCAGGGACCGCTGTACCGCCTGGACATGCCGGTCAACGCCCGCAACCTGCAGATCCGCACCCTCGGCGGCAGCGGCCAGCTCAAGCTGTACGTGCGCGCGGTGCGCGCGCCCGGCGCCGACGGCAGCAATGCCGACTACAGCTCGGTGCGCAGCGGCACCACGCAGAACGTGCAAACGGCGCTGCCGGCCACGGGCAGCTATTTCTTCCGCCTGGTCGGCGGCAGCGGCGGCTATGCCAACGTGACCCTGTCGGTGAGCTACTCGGAGTAACCGCGCGGCGCGGGCGCTGCCGCGGCGGCGCCCGCCGTCACACCGGGTTGGCGACCTCGATCAGGCTGCCGTCCGGGTCGCGGAAATACAGCGACAGGATTGGGCCGGTGGCGCCCGTGCGTTGCACCGGCCCGTCCTCGATCGGCACGGCGGCGGCCTTCAATTCCTCCGCCACCTGCGCCAGCGGCGTGGCGGTGAGGAAGCACAGGTCGCCGGAACCGGGCGTGGGCGCGCGCGCCTTCGGCTCGAATTCGCGGCCGGCGGCATGCAGGTTGATCTTCTGCCGGCCGAACGCCAGCGCGGTGCGGCCTTCGCCGAAGCGCTGCACCTGCATGCCGAGCACGCGCGTGTAGAACGCGCAGCTGGCCTCGATGTCGGCGACGGTAAGGACCAGATGGTCGAGGTGGTCGATCTGCATCGCGGCAGTCCTGTTGGATGATGCCGGCGCGGCTCACTCGCCGCGCGGCGGATGCGGCCCGAAGCGGCCGTAGGGGCGGCTGTCGTCGGCGCCGCGGCGCAGCACCTGCGCGGCGACCAGGCCGATGCCCAGCAGCACCAGGCAGCAGGCGACCAGCGCGTTCCAGCCGCCGTGCTGCCAGGCCGCGCCGCTGAGCGAGCCGATCAGGCTGGCGCCGGCGTAGTAGGCCAGCAGGTACAGCGAGGCGGCATGGCCCTTGTTCTGTCCGCCGAGGCGGCCGACCCAGGCGCTGGCCGCCGAGTGCGCGACGAAGAAGCCGATGGTCAACAGCACGATGCCGGCGATGACCACCGCCAGCACGTGCGCGACGGTCAGCGCCACGCCCAGCGCGGCGGTGGCGAGCCCGGCCAGCACCACCGGGCCGCGGCCGAAGCGGTCCGATGCCGCGCCGGCCACCGACGAGGACACGATGCCGAACACGTAGGCGCTGAAGATCATGCCGAGCTGGCTCTGGCTCAGCCCGAACTCCGGCCCGCCCAGGCGAAAGCCGGCGTAGTTGTAGACGCTGACGAACACGCCCATCGCCAGGAACGGAATCGCGAACAGCCACGGCAGGTGGCGGTCGCGCAGGTGCCCGGCCCAGGCCTGCAGGTGGAAGCGCAGGTTGATGCCGCGGCGGCGCACGAAATGCCGCGACGGCGGCAGCAGCAGCACGAAGCCGACCGCGACCAGCAGATCCAGCGCGGAGAACACCGCCAGCGCGGTGCGCCAGTCGAAATGATCGGTCAGCACGCTCATGCCGATGCGCCCGACCATGCCGCCGAACGCGTTGCCGGCCACATACAAGCCGGTGGCCGCGCCGAGCTTGCGCGCGGGCAGTTCCTCGGCCAGATAGACCATCGCCACCGCCGGCACTCCGCCCAGGGCCACGCCGGACAGCGCGCGCACCACCACCAGCGCGCCCCAGTGCGGCAGGTACGCGGCGAGCAGGTTGAGCAGCGCCGCCAGCGCGATCGACACGAACATCAGCCCGCGCCGGCCCAGGTTTTCCGACACCGCGCCGGCGCAGAAGATCGCGAGCGCCAGGCCGCCGGTGGCCAACGACAGCGGCAGCGAACTGGTCGCCGCGCTGACCTGGAATTCGCGCGCGAACGCCGGCAGCAGCGGCTGCACGCTGTACAGCAGCGAAAAGGTGGCGAAGCCGGCCAGGAACAAGGCCAGGCGCATGCGCGCCAGCGGCGCAGTCTGCTCGATCGGCACTGGCGGGCATTGGCTGGAAACGGTCACGACGGCACGGCGGCGGAAAGGGATGGCCAGTATTTGCCTGCGCCAGGCCGGCGTCCAATATATGATCCAGGCTGTTTCCATATCTTCTGGATATGACATGGAACTGCGCCATCTGCGCTACTTCCTGGCCGTCGCCGAGGCCGGCCATTTCACCCGCGCCGCGGCGCAGCTGGGCATCCAGCAGCCGCCGCTGAGCCAGCAGATCCGCGCGCTGGAGCAGGAGCTGGGCACGCCGCTGTTCGTGCGCACGCCGCGCGGCGCCGACCTGACCGAGGCCGGGCGCGCCTTCCGCGGCGAAGCCAGGCGCGTGCTCGCCGACCTGGAACGCGCCGGCGACGCCGCGCGCCGCGCCGCGCGCGGCGAGAGCGGCGTGTTGCGGCTGGGCTTCACCGCCTCGGCCGCGTTCAACCCGGTCGTGCCGACGCTGGTGCGCAACTTCCGCCGCGGCTGGCCCGCGGTGGCGCTGGCACTGGAGGAAACCAATACCGCCGGCCTGCTCGCCGCGCTGGTGCAGAGCCGACTGGATGCGGCCTTCATCCGTTACAGCGTGGCCACGCCGCCGGAGTTGCAACTGCTCAAGTTCCCGGACGAGCCGATGAAGATCGCGGTGCCGGCCGCGCACCGCCTGGCCAAGCGCAAGCGTGCACCGCTGTCGGCGCTGGCCGGCGAACCGTTCATCCTGTTTCCGCGCAGCTTCGGCACCAGCCTGTACGACGAGATCCTCGATGCCTGCCGCCAGGCCGGCTTCGACTTGCAGATCCAGCAGGAGGCGCCGCAGATGTCCTCGATCGTGAACCTGGTCGCCGCCGAACTCGGCGTGTCGGTGGTGCCGGCCTCCACCACCCAGGTGCAACTGCCCGGCGTGCGCTACCTGGACATCGACGGCCGCGTGCCGATGGCGCGGCTGGCGCTGGCGACGCTGCCGGCCACCGCGCAGGCGCTGCCGGTGGTGCGCCACCTGTGGCAACTGGCGCAGGCGCACGCGGCGGGCAAGCGCGGATAGCCAGAGATTAGCTCCCTGCAGGAGCGGCTTCAGCCGCGACAGGCATCATCCGAAGGTTCTGTCGCGGCTGAAGCCGCTCCTACAGAACGCACACGCACGCGGCTCATTGCGACACCACTTCCCACCCCGCCGCGTCGCGCAGCGCCTGCCCGCCGCGCACGCCTTCGACCAGCACCCGCACGCCGTGCGCGAACGGCAGCTGGCGCTGTTCGGGAAACCAGCGCCGCTGCGCATCGACCAGGATCAACAGGCCCTCGTGATCGCCGAGCGGCGCGAACACGTCGGACGGCGGCATGAACGCCGGAACCGCCATGCCCGCCTGCGCCGCGGCGGCCACCGCGGCGACCTGCGCGCTGGGCAAGCCGACCTCGCTGATGCAGAGCAACTCGGCCGCGGAAAAGGCGCCGTCGGCGACGGCCTCCACCTGCAACGGCTGACGCGCGATCAGTTCCAGCACCGCGCCGTCGGGTCCGGCGAAATACACCGACTGCGACTGCCAGGCGGCGCCGAGGC
This window contains:
- a CDS encoding S8 family serine peptidase; translation: MSDVSSFPRNLLALALGAALASSAHAQSAARFAVLDTAAPGQSKVYDGLIVTYRDGSSERRDAGAAATKLKQIMAARSAANVWATTYRQSAPALNRVRRLAIGADLVRPDRRLSQSQLETLIANLKADPAVAHVEPNLLLKPVRSTAQATATATAAPNDPGYSVQWHLRTPDGHLETLAPETTGYPNRGGIDLLPAWQYGTGQGVVVAVIDTGITAHPDLDTSLASAGYDFISDALLSGRASNGRVAGGWDTGDWTTEDKYLVANGGCAQPADQKGSSWHGTHVAGTIAARTNNGVGMAGVAPDAKILPIRALGHCGGTTADIADAIVWASGGHIDGVPDNANPAEVINMSLGGGGSCAQDSVTANAIASAIARGSVVVVAAGNDNADAAGYSPASCPGVINVAANGITGGRAYYSNYGNTITLSAPGGGVYANDAASGAGSVRTGLVWSTLNTGEKGPDQPAYAGYAGTSMASPHVAGVVALAISAALNANRPVPSLAQLRDILTQTSIPFPSKQTPYIGAGILNAGKAVARAAGAAGGGDEASAISVGRGTIAKLSAAAGQGPLYRLDMPVNARNLQIRTLGGSGQLKLYVRAVRAPGADGSNADYSSVRSGTTQNVQTALPATGSYFFRLVGGSGGYANVTLSVSYSE
- a CDS encoding LysR family transcriptional regulator; amino-acid sequence: MELRHLRYFLAVAEAGHFTRAAAQLGIQQPPLSQQIRALEQELGTPLFVRTPRGADLTEAGRAFRGEARRVLADLERAGDAARRAARGESGVLRLGFTASAAFNPVVPTLVRNFRRGWPAVALALEETNTAGLLAALVQSRLDAAFIRYSVATPPELQLLKFPDEPMKIAVPAAHRLAKRKRAPLSALAGEPFILFPRSFGTSLYDEILDACRQAGFDLQIQQEAPQMSSIVNLVAAELGVSVVPASTTQVQLPGVRYLDIDGRVPMARLALATLPATAQALPVVRHLWQLAQAHAAGKRG
- a CDS encoding MFS transporter, producing the protein MRLALFLAGFATFSLLYSVQPLLPAFAREFQVSAATSSLPLSLATGGLALAIFCAGAVSENLGRRGLMFVSIALAALLNLLAAYLPHWGALVVVRALSGVALGGVPAVAMVYLAEELPARKLGAATGLYVAGNAFGGMVGRIGMSVLTDHFDWRTALAVFSALDLLVAVGFVLLLPPSRHFVRRRGINLRFHLQAWAGHLRDRHLPWLFAIPFLAMGVFVSVYNYAGFRLGGPEFGLSQSQLGMIFSAYVFGIVSSSVAGAASDRFGRGPVVLAGLATAALGVALTVAHVLAVVIAGIVLLTIGFFVAHSAASAWVGRLGGQNKGHAASLYLLAYYAGASLIGSLSGAAWQHGGWNALVACCLVLLGIGLVAAQVLRRGADDSRPYGRFGPHPPRGE
- a CDS encoding VOC family protein produces the protein MQIDHLDHLVLTVADIEASCAFYTRVLGMQVQRFGEGRTALAFGRQKINLHAAGREFEPKARAPTPGSGDLCFLTATPLAQVAEELKAAAVPIEDGPVQRTGATGPILSLYFRDPDGSLIEVANPV
- a CDS encoding VOC family protein, with product MRITHIRLSSNDPTASAAFYRDVLHLPVDGACVSVGWSRLDLVAADAPVGSAHLAFNIPPARFAAACDWLSQRVPLLRDPLGESRFSLGAAWQSQSVYFAGPDGAVLELIARQPLQVEAVADGAFSAAELLCISEVGLPSAQVAAVAAAAQAGMAVPAFMPPSDVFAPLGDHEGLLILVDAQRRWFPEQRQLPFAHGVRVLVEGVRGGQALRDAAGWEVVSQ